attaaaaaatcaaCAACAATTCTATGGATGGGTCTCTCTGACATCAAAACAGTTCTTTCAGGTCAGGTAAAGTTGTTCATAATGAAGAAAGAATGCATGACACTGGTTCTTTAATGTTTTGTGAATGGGGACCATTGTTCCTAATGTATCTTATAAAACAAGTTGtgtgaataatattaataataaaaagatatatTATACTTACAGCCTGTGTGATTTTGTTCTTTACTTTTTCACTCAATAGACCTTCAAACACAAAAGAGTCTCCAAACTTTTCTGCCTGGGGAAAAAATAACAACTTTACGCAAGAAGATTGGAACTATTTTCAATAGACTAGTCTCTGACTTTACAATACTTAGCCATGGCATACTGAAatacacaaatatacattttgacaAAAGCAATCATTACAAGTTCTGCAGACTAAGACTGACCAATAAAATCTGTCAGGCCACAACAGTAGTCACAcccagtaaaatacatttttgggaCCTGCCACAAAACTAGTTATATAAAAACTTTGGTTAACCACCACTATGATTTACTTACTACTATGGTTGGACAAAGATGAACATCATCATTATTTTGACTTGTGTAGGACCAACATATTCAGGCGGGGGGTGGGGGTCACTTCTTACCTATGCTCCCCCTATCAGACCCCTTTCTTACTCTACAACTTGGTATACCTGAGCATCATCTGGGTGTAAAACATGACACAGATATCCCACCACCAGTGGTCCTGTATTCATCTGTCCCCAGTACTTCCAGGTATCTTACCTCTGTTACATGACCAGTAGCATTTACAAAGTGCTCAAACTCCAAGTTGCTGACTTCATACATATCCATGTAGAACTGCTGAATGTGCACTCTTCTGGCTGGCCCTTCTCCGTCCTGAGGTATAGCCGGCTCATCTGTCCCCATCAGGAACACTCCCCTGGGGATCAGCACCATCTGGGAGAGGGAGTCAGAAAGGAAAGAAATCGGTACACGGTTCTAGTACACAATGCACAATGGCTTCCCAGTAACTTTCCAGTCCCTGTCTGATATTTCATTAGAGAATTGGTTTTTGATTGCAAGAAAATAGGGCCTCTGTACAAAAGATGCCTAAACAACCCACAACAAATCACCTAATAATGACTTACAGACATTGGTGACCAATAGAGAGAATTCTCAGATTTCAGCTATGAAATCATGGCGATTTGGTTAAGGATTTTTCATAGGTGATCAATGGTATAAATTATCTAAAGAAAGCATCAagattcaaaataaaataccacttcaattatatattatatatatatatatatatatatatatatatatatatatatatatatatatatataataatgtagtGAAGGTAGAGTCTCTACGGTAATACAAAAGTTAAAAAGTCTTTTGAGCCTAACATTCAGTTTTAATGGCTTACCAAAAGAGTTTCTGTAGGGACTTTCACAGTCCCACTCTCATTTTTCTTCTTTAGAAGGATTTAATACTTAAATGCTCATTTGTATTCATCAGAAAACCTCTATTTGTTTAAAAACGTGGTCGTAAGACAGACAAACAAAGCATTTTGACActaacgtgtcttcatcaggttcacattaatatatatagacacacagatGTACACAATTTAACATGTCattttacaatacagtactgGATAATACAAATCCAGTGTACTAGTACTGGTTAACTGAGCCTTTGAATCAAGCATAACAATCATACTAACATTATTCTTGTAGGTCATGCCTGATATGTGACTTAGCACCATGCGGGGACAGAAGTTACACAGACCTCCTtatgcacacacacccacacacctgcCATTGTCTCAAGCACGTGTGGTTCATGTGCCACAAACCCCACAGCAGGATTAACAGTACTGGTTTGTCAAAGACTGTAACAGCAGGGTGGTGTCATGTTGGTGTGGGTTTAAGCTGGACATGCTGGTAAAGGTGCTGGCGTTAATGGTTTTAAGAAAATGAACAACACCGATAGAGTCCCAACAAGTCAGCTTGCACCAGTGAGGAATTCTCTTCATAGATGTTAATACGACTACACAAAACATGACTGCATCATGCAAGCTCACAGAAAGGTCATCTGCAATACTAATGTACAATACATAGGAAAGTATAGGGGTTAGGTGTCAGTATTCAATTGCAACGCATACAAAACATCGCTCAGCAACTGCTTACAATGGTTTTATTAGCGAGCAATGCATTGTTAAACAATCACAATGCATTACAATGTGACCGCAACTTGCATGAATGCCAAGTTTACAACACTTCTGTTTGGTTTGGTAGTCAGCTTGTTCGTACCTGATTGAACCTTGCTTTCTCCTTAGTGTTTTTGACTGGCGGCTCATTTGCCTCTCTTGTGTATTTGACAGCAGCCTCAGGAAATAAAACTCCGCTTTCACTTCCACTAGAGACACCGGCTCTGTTCAGAAAGTTGCATCCACAACTTCGTCCTTCTTCGGATGCCGAGTGCGGCTTCGGATCTTCAGTAACTGAAGTCGActtttcttcaatttcattaccGAAGGATGCGTAAATTAAAGTGAACGTTAAAAGCGACACAGCCAAACCGTGTATCATCTCTGCACATCTGCCCCGGTGGTATAGGAAGTTGGTTTCTCACAGTAATTCAATTCGATGTGTACACAACAGCCATGTTTGCAGAGGACAGATCATGTGATTAATCACCTGACGTACTTCTTTCAGCCAGTACTTTACGTTGCTTAGCAATACAGTACGTGGTTGTAAACCTATCGTGCTTAGAGGCGTTTGGTGTATGCAAAGCAGGTTCAAGTAATTTTATTGAGTTGGAAATGtcagtaaatatgtatttatcaaaCCTCATTATAATATTCCTGTCTTCAAGACCCCTCAAATTGTTTTCTTATAAAATTCTGACAGGATCTCTATACTGTATACTGCATGGTTCCGTCAGAGCTGTTTCCGTTTGTTTGAACAGATAACATTCTCAAGTTGTTTACTCCTTATTCAAGTTACAAACAACACAATGAAACAGTCTTGATCCGAGTTAGCAGCTTTAGGAAGAAATTATTCGGTCACACACAGATAGTTGCTTAGAACTTTTCATTCAAAGCAGTGGCTCTGTGTTAAATATGGTGTAGAACAAAGGTTCTCCGCTCACTTAGTGTCAGATCACCGATGAAAACTGCTCGGTAGAGTACTGTACTGTGCGGCCAGTGACTTTGTGGTGAGTGATGATGTGCAGCGCAATAGTCTGCCGCTGAGTAAGAGGAGCAGAGCAGTGCTTAGCACACCGTTAAGTGGGTTATTTTGAACTGCTCTGGAACAACTTAACGAATCCAAAGTATTAAGCACATGTCTCGTTTCTTGTTTGATGTCGAAACGGTATTGGTTCACTTCCTGCGTAACACTGGTATAGGAACGCCACTTGAACTGCACGTCCTCGCGCGTCTATTGAGACTACATTTCCCAAAACTCCCTATTCATATAAAAGCATAAGAGACACCAAGCTGCGCTGTATTGCTCTTGTGGATATACAGCTGAGCGGAGCAGAGAGGAGCGAGAAAGCCTGGCAAGGTCCGCCTCTTTTCTAACGGAGTTTAACTAACATGGAATAAAATGAAAACGGGACATAAGTAACGAGCAGCAGTTACTATTATTGAAGCACAGCTATTCAAGAAGAGCTCTTCCTGTAGTAAAGGTAAAACATGTTAACACGTTTGTGTTTAACTCCGTAAACATGTTTGAACTAGCCTCTTTAAAATACTATGCTTGCAGACAGTTAAACTCGCAGCTCTGAATCCTGTcttgtgtatttttaatgtttCCGTCGTTTAGGCTTTATGTTGATTGGGGATTTTGTTTTGAGAGAAAGTTTGTAATTTATTGGCGCTGCAGCCGACTCAGCTCAGAGGAAGAAGAGTTGAGACAGGGACTTCAATAATTAGTCTTGTTATGAAGCATATAGCGTTTGCCTTGACGCCTTGAAACTTAAACATGCATACTGACACTGATTAAGATTCTATAAAATGCAAACTATTCAGATGCTCTGCCACGAAGTTCCGCAGATAAGCTCGGGTTTTAACGCTAATGACTTAATTGAGCAGACAAAGGTCATCTTAAACCTTTTTGCTATTAGTCGCTGATATTCTGGTGAACACTGATGAGATAACGCTATGGTCGTGATTGCATGCATTATAATCGCGTTAAAACAATAACTCATGCGATTGCACTTGAATCCACAAATAAAACGTGCAACTGTAGGTTTGTGTGCTAAAAAATGGGCTGGTCTTTTTCCAAAATAACACCACAATATCGACACTAAAGCAACAACTGTATTAAAGGCACAATGACTGACCAGTGTAATTG
This genomic stretch from Acipenser ruthenus chromosome 16, fAciRut3.2 maternal haplotype, whole genome shotgun sequence harbors:
- the LOC117411741 gene encoding formylglycine-generating enzyme isoform X2, coding for MIHGLAVSLLTFTLIYASFGNEIEEKSTSVTEDPKPHSASEEGRSCGCNFLNRAGVSSGSESGVLFPEAAVKYTREANEPPVKNTKEKARFNQMVLIPRGVFLMGTDEPAIPQDGEGPARRVHIQQFYMDMYEVSNLEFEHFVNATGHVTEAEKFGDSFVFEGLLSEKVKNKITQAVAAAPWWMPVKEANWRQPEGPDSSLADRLEHPVLHVSWNDAVAYCAWAKKRLPTEAEWEYACRGGLENRLFPWGNKLLPKDQHYANIWQGDFPAHNTGEDGYTETSPVTAFPPNGYGLYNMVGNAWEWTADWWSVHHSTDETRNPVRTTSFSLRRALPQERTR